From Vibrio aerogenes, a single genomic window includes:
- the uvrB gene encoding excinuclease ABC subunit UvrB: MSKAFELVSAYQPSGDQPEAIDKLLDGLDSGLAHQTLLGVTGSGKTFTMANVIAQAKRPAILLAPNKTLAAQLYGEMKSFFPNNAVEYFVSYYDYYQPEAYVPTTDTFIEKDASVNAHIEQMRLSATKALLERKDAVIVASVSAIYGLGDPDSYLKMMLHLRRGDVADQRAMLRRLAELQYTRNDVGFERGQFRVRGEVIDIFPAESEQEAVRVEMFDDEIEVISLFDPLTGAIVQRDLPRFTVYPKTHYVTPRERILDAIEEIKAELKERQGWFTKENKLLEEQRISQRTQFDIEMMNELGFCSGIENYSRYLSGRNPGEPPPTLFDYLPHDGILIIDESHVTVPQIGAMYKGDRSRKETLVEFGFRLPSALDNRPLKFDEFESLAPQTIFISATPGAYEMEKSAGEVVEQVVRPTGLLDPELEVRPVATQVDDLLSEVRIRAKKDERVLVTTLTKRMAEDLTEYLHEHGVRVRYLHSDIDTVERVEIIRDLRLGEFDVLVGINLLREGLDMPEVSLVAILDADKEGFLRSERSLIQTIGRAARNIQGKAILYADKVTGSMKRAMDETNRRREKQQAHNEKLGIQPQALHRDVKDIMEIGDIAKTRNQRKRPQVKLSEVAESDAGYAALSPQQLEKEIKKLESQMYQYAQNLEFEEAAKKRDEIEKLRQQFIVNS, translated from the coding sequence ATGAGTAAAGCGTTCGAACTGGTTTCCGCTTATCAGCCATCCGGGGACCAGCCAGAGGCGATTGACAAATTGCTTGACGGGCTGGATTCTGGTCTGGCACACCAGACACTGCTGGGGGTAACGGGTTCCGGTAAAACATTCACCATGGCCAATGTGATCGCTCAGGCAAAAAGACCGGCGATTTTGCTGGCACCGAATAAAACCCTGGCGGCGCAGCTTTATGGTGAAATGAAATCGTTTTTCCCGAACAATGCCGTCGAGTATTTCGTCTCTTATTATGATTACTATCAGCCTGAAGCTTATGTGCCGACAACGGACACCTTTATCGAGAAAGACGCTTCGGTGAACGCACATATCGAGCAGATGCGTCTTTCCGCCACCAAAGCACTACTGGAGCGTAAAGATGCGGTCATTGTGGCGTCTGTATCCGCAATATATGGTTTGGGGGATCCCGATTCCTATCTCAAAATGATGTTGCATCTGCGCCGTGGTGATGTCGCTGATCAACGGGCAATGCTCAGAAGGCTGGCCGAGCTGCAATATACCCGCAATGATGTGGGTTTTGAACGGGGTCAGTTCCGGGTCCGTGGTGAAGTGATTGATATTTTTCCGGCAGAGTCAGAGCAGGAAGCGGTCCGGGTGGAAATGTTTGATGATGAGATTGAAGTCATCAGTCTGTTCGACCCGCTGACCGGTGCGATTGTTCAGCGTGATTTGCCCCGGTTTACCGTGTATCCCAAAACGCACTATGTGACGCCCCGTGAGCGGATTCTTGATGCGATTGAGGAGATTAAAGCTGAGCTGAAAGAACGTCAGGGCTGGTTTACTAAAGAAAATAAGCTTCTGGAAGAGCAGCGGATCAGTCAGCGGACTCAGTTTGATATTGAAATGATGAATGAGCTGGGTTTTTGCTCCGGAATTGAAAACTACTCCCGATATCTGAGTGGACGAAATCCTGGCGAGCCGCCGCCGACCCTGTTCGACTATCTGCCGCATGATGGCATTTTGATTATCGATGAATCCCATGTGACCGTGCCTCAAATTGGCGCGATGTATAAAGGTGACCGCTCGCGAAAAGAGACACTGGTTGAATTCGGATTCCGCCTGCCTTCGGCACTGGATAACCGCCCGCTGAAATTTGATGAGTTCGAATCGCTGGCGCCGCAGACGATCTTTATTTCGGCAACTCCGGGCGCTTATGAAATGGAAAAATCAGCCGGTGAGGTGGTTGAACAGGTCGTCAGGCCGACCGGTTTGCTGGATCCGGAGCTGGAAGTGCGTCCGGTTGCAACGCAGGTGGATGATTTGCTGTCAGAAGTGCGTATCCGGGCGAAGAAAGATGAACGGGTGCTGGTGACGACGCTGACCAAACGAATGGCCGAAGATTTAACGGAATATCTGCATGAGCACGGTGTGCGGGTGCGTTATCTTCACTCGGATATTGATACAGTGGAACGGGTTGAAATTATCCGCGATCTCCGTTTGGGCGAATTCGATGTGCTGGTTGGAATCAACCTGCTTCGGGAAGGACTCGATATGCCTGAAGTCTCGCTGGTGGCGATTCTGGATGCAGATAAAGAAGGCTTCCTGCGCTCAGAGCGATCACTGATTCAGACCATTGGCCGGGCGGCCCGGAATATTCAGGGCAAGGCGATTCTGTACGCAGACAAAGTGACGGGGTCGATGAAGCGGGCGATGGATGAAACCAACCGGCGTCGTGAAAAACAGCAGGCCCATAACGAGAAACTGGGTATTCAGCCGCAGGCATTGCACCGTGACGTGAAAGATATTATGGAAATTGGTGATATTGCCAAAACCCGAAATCAGCGCAAACGCCCACAAGTGAAATTGTCTGAAGTGGCTGAGTCTGATGCTGGTTATGCCGCGTTGTCACCACAGCAGCTTGAGAAAGAGATTAAAAAGCTCGAATCACAGATGTATCAGTATGCCCAGAATCTGGAATTTGAGGAGGCTGCCAAAAAACGCGATGAAATTGAAAAACTACGCCAGCAATTCATTGTAAACAGCTAA
- a CDS encoding ATP-binding protein, with product MKPINWHYPRTELARHYLTTVGRGPVSRLVLLGARRIGKTAFLLHDVCAHAVELKFMPVYLNLWENPQAPQEVITETLQRYLTALDDKGIEAVQELLSSEITKLDINFGILHSAVETGSVASVSPASLKKISSLFRKLVSRAGQAGFRPLIVIDEVQHLNTADSFWDIQGTLRTQFDSFPQTCVIFAGSSRGGINAMFNTQESLCGSIIKPMPFFQSAMLIDFPLLDEDFVHHFYALLIAEFALDYPQAELSYVFRKVGESPFWFRMVMAELITLRLHPFAALEIVQERMKLDGDFDGIARQLRPLDVQVYLRLCNNLPVYTQSFFEQAVQLTGRKRVTKSAVQKSVTKLLNKRLLTKAGHSYFNEIPGLPSFLGEE from the coding sequence ATGAAACCCATTAACTGGCATTATCCACGCACTGAGCTGGCTCGTCATTACCTGACCACTGTGGGCCGCGGCCCGGTTTCCCGGCTGGTATTGCTCGGCGCCCGGCGGATCGGTAAAACGGCGTTTCTGTTGCATGATGTGTGTGCTCATGCGGTTGAACTGAAATTCATGCCGGTTTATCTCAATTTATGGGAGAACCCGCAAGCGCCTCAGGAAGTGATTACGGAGACGCTGCAACGCTATCTCACTGCGCTGGATGATAAGGGGATTGAAGCGGTTCAGGAATTGTTGTCTTCGGAAATCACGAAGCTGGATATTAACTTTGGTATTCTGCACAGCGCGGTTGAAACCGGTAGTGTTGCGTCTGTCAGCCCTGCCTCTTTGAAAAAAATCAGTAGCTTATTTCGCAAACTGGTCTCCAGAGCGGGTCAGGCTGGTTTTCGTCCTTTGATCGTCATTGATGAAGTACAGCATCTGAATACAGCCGATAGTTTTTGGGATATACAGGGCACACTCCGGACTCAGTTTGATTCGTTTCCGCAGACCTGTGTGATTTTCGCCGGCAGCAGCCGGGGGGGGATCAACGCGATGTTTAATACGCAGGAATCACTGTGCGGCAGTATAATTAAACCGATGCCGTTTTTTCAATCGGCAATGTTGATTGATTTTCCGCTGCTGGATGAAGACTTCGTGCATCATTTTTATGCGCTGCTGATTGCCGAATTTGCCCTTGATTATCCGCAGGCTGAGCTTTCTTATGTTTTCCGTAAAGTCGGTGAATCACCGTTCTGGTTCCGGATGGTGATGGCGGAGCTGATTACCCTGCGGCTTCACCCGTTTGCAGCTTTGGAGATTGTGCAGGAGCGGATGAAGCTGGATGGCGATTTTGATGGCATCGCCCGGCAGCTCAGGCCGCTGGATGTTCAGGTGTATCTGCGGCTGTGTAATAACCTGCCGGTATATACACAAAGCTTTTTTGAACAGGCAGTCCAGCTCACCGGCCGCAAGCGGGTGACGAAAAGTGCCGTCCAGAAATCGGTGACGAAATTGCTGAATAAAAGGCTGCTGACCAAAGCCGGACATTCCTATTTTAATGAAATCCCCGGCTTGCCGTCTTTTCTTGGGGAGGAATAA
- a CDS encoding DUF4405 domain-containing protein, translating to MAGSLARLARMEVVMNPNKFRPYTTLMLLLSFILIAITGFVLFLAPHGPGSGYWQWLGLTKHELKDIHLYLGFFAVALILLHGYLNLRPLSVYLKNQRHQLWRHPAIWSVVGVVVVVWLALSVGVEL from the coding sequence ATGGCTGGATCGTTAGCCCGGTTAGCCCGGATGGAGGTGGTGATGAATCCCAATAAATTTCGCCCTTATACGACGTTGATGCTGCTGTTGTCATTTATATTGATTGCGATCACCGGTTTTGTGCTGTTTCTGGCACCGCATGGGCCGGGCTCCGGTTATTGGCAGTGGCTGGGGCTGACCAAACATGAACTGAAGGATATTCACTTATATCTTGGTTTTTTTGCGGTAGCGCTGATACTGCTGCACGGCTACCTGAATCTCAGGCCATTATCTGTTTATCTGAAAAATCAGCGCCATCAGCTGTGGCGTCATCCGGCGATCTGGTCGGTGGTTGGTGTGGTTGTGGTCGTCTGGCTGGCGTTAAGTGTGGGCGTTGAATTGTGA
- the rsxA gene encoding electron transport complex subunit RsxA — protein MTEYILLLIGTVLVNNFVLVKFLGLCPFMGVSKKLETAIGMGLATTFVLTLASVCSYLVESYILRPFGIDYLRTMSFILVIAVVVQFTEMVVHKTSPTLYRLLGIFLPLITTNCAVLGVALLNINENHNFIESVIYGFGAAVGFALVLILFASIRERIHVADVPAPFKGASIAMITAGLMSLAFMGFTGLVKI, from the coding sequence ATGACCGAATATATTCTGTTGTTAATCGGCACAGTATTGGTCAACAATTTTGTTCTGGTTAAATTTCTTGGATTATGTCCGTTTATGGGTGTATCCAAAAAACTGGAAACGGCCATTGGTATGGGGCTGGCAACCACATTTGTCCTAACCCTTGCTTCTGTGTGTTCCTATCTGGTTGAAAGTTATATTCTGCGGCCCTTTGGCATCGACTATCTGCGTACCATGAGTTTCATCCTGGTGATCGCAGTCGTCGTACAGTTCACTGAAATGGTGGTGCATAAAACCAGCCCGACCCTGTACCGCTTGCTGGGAATCTTCCTGCCCTTAATCACCACCAACTGCGCCGTATTGGGGGTTGCGCTGCTGAACATTAATGAGAACCATAATTTCATCGAGTCGGTGATCTATGGCTTCGGGGCTGCCGTCGGTTTTGCGCTGGTCCTGATCTTGTTTGCATCAATCAGAGAACGAATTCACGTTGCGGATGTGCCCGCTCCGTTTAAAGGCGCATCGATTGCAATGATCACGGCTGGCCTGATGTCGCTGGCTTTCATGGGTTTCACCGGACTGGTTAAAATATAA
- the rsxB gene encoding electron transport complex subunit RsxB has protein sequence MSAILIAIIALVALAAVFGAILGFASVRFKVEGDPIVEQIDAILPQTQCGQCGYPGCRPYAEAIANGDEINKCPPGGQPTIEKLADLMGVDVPEPAHDLSDKVKRVAFIHEDMCIGCTKCIQACPVDAIVGGTKALHTVIKDECTGCDLCVAPCPTDCIEMIPVTATPDTWKWQMNAIPVTNIPSDTALSNHGAD, from the coding sequence ATGAGCGCCATCCTAATCGCAATTATCGCGCTGGTGGCGCTTGCTGCCGTTTTTGGCGCTATCCTTGGGTTTGCATCGGTACGCTTTAAAGTCGAAGGCGACCCGATTGTGGAACAAATCGATGCTATTCTGCCACAAACCCAGTGTGGGCAGTGTGGTTACCCCGGTTGCCGCCCGTATGCGGAAGCCATCGCAAACGGGGACGAAATTAATAAATGCCCGCCCGGTGGTCAGCCCACCATCGAAAAGCTGGCGGACCTGATGGGCGTTGATGTGCCGGAACCGGCGCATGACCTGTCGGATAAAGTCAAACGCGTCGCGTTCATTCACGAAGATATGTGTATCGGTTGCACCAAATGTATTCAGGCTTGTCCGGTCGATGCCATTGTTGGCGGCACCAAAGCGCTGCATACCGTGATTAAAGATGAATGTACCGGTTGCGATCTGTGTGTTGCACCCTGTCCGACGGACTGTATTGAAATGATCCCGGTCACGGCCACACCAGACACCTGGAAGTGGCAGATGAACGCCATTCCGGTGACCAACATCCCGTCAGACACGGCTTTATCCAACCACGGAGCGGATTAA
- the rsxC gene encoding electron transport complex subunit RsxC, with translation MHSLIEQIKSGHIWDFPGGIHPPENKVQSNKCSPAMSPIPAELVIPLKQHIGKPGDLLVKPGDTVLKGQQLTQTASPVMLPVHAPTSGTVKAIEQRTIAHPSGLTELCVVITPDHRGKWCDRIVIEDFKTCQPEHLIEVIRQAGISGMGGAGFPTARKIQAGLARTEVLMINAAECEPYITADDVLMQYYAEEIIQGIEITEHILKPQTVIIGIEDNKPEAIRALEKAAVDKDYIIRVIPTKYPSGGEKQLIKVLTNKEVPAGKIPADIGISVQNVGTMYAIQQAIIKGQPLIHRLVTLTGNTFQQPRNVWALIGTPVAHLLKEFDYTADKKQPRLIMGGPMMGFTLPHAQVPVTKTTNCILAPSVKEIAPQQHELSCIRCGQCAEVCPVSLLPQQLYWHSKAEEYDKCQELNLKDCIECGACAYVCPSHIPLVQYYRQAKAEIKTRDNDAAAAERARLRFEAKQARHEREKQEREQRFKKAADNRRQEMVRQQGGQDAIQAAIERVKAQKQPEQPDSQAVKPAVAAAIARAKAKQEAARQAGASEPDNQEMMRLREERKQQARERKAARTGAEATATTASQAAPEDKKAAVAAAIARAKARKAQQQAETQNTAADTPAAPVQANAKSDAAIDAETGAETKADAQDPKKAAVAAAIARAKARKAQQQAEAQDTAADTPAAPAQTDAESDAAIDAETAPENKADAQDPKKAAVAAAIARAKARKAQQQAEAQDTAADTPAAPAQTDAATNAAIDAETAPESKADAQDPKKAAVAAAIARAKARKAQQQAEAERKEKP, from the coding sequence ATGCATTCACTTATCGAACAAATCAAATCAGGCCATATCTGGGATTTTCCCGGCGGGATTCATCCGCCGGAAAATAAAGTCCAGTCGAATAAATGTTCTCCGGCAATGTCACCAATTCCTGCTGAGCTGGTGATTCCGCTGAAACAGCACATTGGAAAACCGGGCGACCTGCTGGTCAAACCGGGGGATACGGTACTGAAAGGTCAGCAGCTGACACAAACCGCATCGCCGGTGATGCTGCCGGTTCATGCTCCGACATCCGGTACTGTCAAGGCCATCGAACAACGCACCATCGCCCATCCCTCCGGACTGACAGAACTCTGTGTGGTGATAACGCCCGATCATCGCGGCAAATGGTGTGACCGAATCGTGATCGAAGATTTTAAAACCTGCCAGCCGGAGCACCTGATTGAAGTCATCCGTCAGGCCGGCATTTCCGGTATGGGCGGCGCCGGGTTCCCGACAGCGAGAAAAATACAGGCCGGGCTGGCCCGGACCGAAGTACTGATGATTAATGCGGCCGAATGTGAGCCCTACATCACTGCCGATGATGTGCTGATGCAGTATTACGCAGAAGAAATTATTCAGGGGATTGAAATTACTGAGCACATTCTCAAGCCTCAGACGGTCATTATCGGTATTGAAGACAACAAACCAGAAGCTATACGGGCTCTGGAAAAAGCGGCTGTGGACAAAGACTATATTATCCGGGTGATCCCAACCAAATACCCTTCCGGTGGTGAAAAACAGCTGATTAAAGTCCTGACGAACAAAGAAGTTCCCGCGGGCAAAATCCCGGCAGATATTGGTATCTCGGTGCAAAACGTCGGCACCATGTATGCAATCCAGCAAGCCATCATCAAAGGCCAGCCACTGATTCATCGTCTGGTGACGCTGACGGGAAATACCTTCCAGCAACCACGCAACGTCTGGGCGCTTATCGGTACGCCGGTTGCGCATCTGCTGAAAGAGTTTGATTACACCGCAGATAAAAAACAGCCCCGCTTAATCATGGGCGGTCCGATGATGGGTTTTACCCTGCCCCATGCGCAGGTGCCGGTGACCAAAACCACCAACTGTATTCTGGCCCCTTCGGTCAAAGAAATTGCGCCACAACAACATGAATTATCCTGTATCCGCTGTGGTCAGTGCGCCGAAGTTTGCCCGGTCTCTTTACTGCCGCAACAACTCTACTGGCACAGTAAAGCCGAAGAATACGATAAATGTCAGGAACTGAATTTAAAAGACTGTATTGAGTGTGGCGCGTGCGCCTATGTTTGTCCCAGCCACATTCCGCTGGTGCAGTACTACCGTCAGGCAAAAGCTGAAATCAAAACACGTGATAATGATGCCGCGGCGGCTGAACGGGCACGTCTCCGGTTTGAAGCCAAACAAGCCCGGCATGAGCGGGAGAAACAGGAAAGAGAGCAACGCTTTAAAAAAGCTGCGGATAACCGCCGTCAGGAAATGGTCAGGCAGCAAGGGGGGCAGGATGCAATTCAGGCCGCCATTGAACGGGTGAAAGCTCAAAAACAACCGGAGCAACCAGACAGTCAGGCAGTCAAACCTGCTGTTGCCGCTGCGATTGCCCGCGCCAAAGCGAAGCAGGAAGCAGCCCGCCAGGCGGGTGCATCTGAGCCGGATAATCAGGAAATGATGCGCCTGCGTGAAGAACGCAAGCAGCAGGCCCGGGAAAGAAAAGCCGCCAGAACCGGGGCCGAAGCCACAGCAACCACCGCATCTCAGGCCGCCCCTGAAGATAAAAAAGCCGCCGTCGCTGCCGCCATTGCCCGCGCCAAAGCGCGCAAGGCGCAGCAACAAGCTGAAACTCAGAACACCGCCGCAGACACACCGGCAGCACCCGTGCAAGCAAACGCTAAAAGCGATGCTGCAATTGACGCTGAAACCGGCGCTGAAACCAAAGCCGATGCGCAAGACCCGAAAAAAGCCGCCGTCGCTGCTGCGATTGCCCGCGCCAAAGCGCGCAAGGCCCAGCAACAGGCTGAAGCTCAGGACACCGCCGCGGACACACCGGCAGCACCCGCGCAAACAGACGCTGAAAGCGATGCTGCAATTGACGCTGAAACCGCCCCTGAAAACAAAGCCGATGCGCAAGACCCGAAAAAAGCCGCCGTCGCGGCTGCGATTGCCCGCGCCAAAGCGCGCAAGGCGCAGCAACAGGCTGAAGCTCAGGACACCGCCGCGGACACACCGGCAGCACCCGCGCAAACAGACGCTGCAACCAATGCTGCAATTGACGCTGAAACTGCCCCTGAAAGCAAAGCCGATGCGCAAGACCCGAAAAAAGCCGCCGTCGCGGCTGCGATTGCCCGCGCCAAAGCGCGCAAGGCGCAGCAACAGGCTGAAGCAGAACGCAAGGAGAAACCATAG
- the rsxD gene encoding electron transport complex subunit RsxD, which yields MAFFIASSPHVHQKRSTSDLMKWVMIAACPGLIAQIWFFGWGTLIQLVLGLLLAVLLEGVVMKLRKRPVGAAIDDYSGLVTAWLLAVAIPPLAPWWVLFTGMFFAIIIAKQLYGGMGQNPFNPAMIGYVVLLISFPLQMTSWMPPHSLMGDPQSFRDALHVIFTGFNTHGQSLQQVRDSIDGVTMATPLDAVKTTIRAGGTAAEAVRQKQFGLVAGLGWEMINLAYLLGGLLLIRLRIIQWYIPVAFLGGLLVMSLTGRLISPETVASPLMHLFSGATMLGAFFIATDPVSASTTVKGRLIFGAFIGVMVVIIRTWGGYPDGVAFAVLLANMCVPLIDYYTKPRTYGH from the coding sequence GTGGCCTTTTTTATTGCCAGTTCACCCCATGTCCATCAGAAACGCAGTACCTCTGATTTGATGAAGTGGGTGATGATTGCGGCCTGCCCCGGATTGATAGCTCAAATCTGGTTTTTCGGCTGGGGAACACTCATTCAGCTTGTACTGGGCCTGTTACTGGCCGTCCTGCTGGAAGGCGTGGTCATGAAGCTGCGCAAGCGCCCGGTGGGTGCTGCAATTGACGACTACAGCGGTCTGGTTACCGCCTGGCTGCTGGCGGTCGCAATTCCGCCGCTGGCGCCCTGGTGGGTTCTGTTCACCGGCATGTTCTTTGCGATTATTATTGCCAAACAGCTTTACGGTGGGATGGGACAAAATCCGTTCAACCCGGCGATGATTGGCTATGTCGTGCTGTTGATCTCTTTCCCGCTGCAAATGACCAGCTGGATGCCACCCCATTCACTGATGGGTGACCCACAGTCATTCCGCGATGCGTTGCATGTCATTTTTACCGGCTTTAACACACACGGCCAGTCGCTGCAACAGGTCCGGGACAGCATTGACGGCGTCACCATGGCGACGCCGCTGGATGCGGTAAAAACCACGATTCGGGCAGGAGGCACCGCCGCTGAAGCTGTGCGGCAAAAACAGTTCGGACTGGTCGCCGGCCTCGGCTGGGAAATGATCAACCTGGCTTATCTGCTGGGCGGATTACTGCTGATCAGGCTTCGCATTATCCAGTGGTATATTCCGGTTGCATTTTTAGGCGGTCTGCTGGTGATGAGTCTTACCGGACGTCTGATTTCTCCGGAAACCGTCGCGTCTCCGCTGATGCATCTGTTTTCCGGGGCGACCATGCTGGGGGCATTCTTCATTGCGACCGATCCGGTCAGTGCATCCACAACAGTCAAGGGCCGCTTGATCTTCGGTGCCTTCATTGGGGTGATGGTGGTGATTATCCGTACCTGGGGCGGCTATCCGGATGGTGTGGCATTTGCTGTCCTGCTTGCCAATATGTGCGTACCGCTGATTGATTATTACACCAAGCCCCGAACTTACGGTCATTAA
- the rsxG gene encoding electron transport complex subunit RsxG — MLTAIRNNGLILAVFACLSTGLVALTYALTASRIQVQEDAQLMSVLNQVIPPTAHDNDLHKACVLVTQPWLTNQPPFHAYVAKKQGKPNGLAIETVAPDGYNGAIKLIAGIDNQGVITGVRVLAHHETPGLGDRIDLRITDWILGFTGKQVTPENESNWQVRKDGGGFDQFTGATITPRAVVKAVKKITQFVDQNREAIYRQPYQCQGESR; from the coding sequence ATGTTGACGGCTATCCGTAATAACGGCCTTATTCTTGCTGTGTTTGCCTGTTTGTCTACCGGGCTGGTTGCACTGACTTACGCACTGACTGCGTCACGGATTCAGGTGCAGGAAGACGCGCAGCTGATGTCGGTGCTCAATCAGGTCATTCCGCCCACAGCGCATGATAACGATTTACACAAAGCCTGTGTGCTGGTCACGCAGCCCTGGCTGACCAATCAGCCGCCATTCCATGCTTATGTTGCAAAAAAACAGGGCAAACCCAACGGGCTGGCGATTGAAACCGTTGCACCAGATGGCTATAACGGCGCGATCAAACTGATTGCCGGTATCGATAATCAGGGTGTCATCACAGGTGTCCGGGTGCTGGCGCATCATGAAACACCCGGCCTCGGTGACCGGATTGACTTACGGATCACTGACTGGATTCTCGGCTTTACCGGTAAACAGGTCACGCCTGAAAACGAATCAAACTGGCAGGTCCGAAAAGATGGTGGCGGGTTTGACCAGTTTACCGGCGCGACGATCACCCCGCGGGCGGTTGTGAAAGCCGTGAAGAAAATCACGCAGTTTGTTGATCAAAACCGCGAAGCCATTTATCGTCAACCTTACCAATGTCAGGGAGAATCGAGATGA
- a CDS encoding electron transport complex subunit E, giving the protein MNPETKALNRKLMKDGLWSNNPALVQLLGLCPLLAVSSTITNALGLGIATMMVLIGSNVTVSLVRDYVPKEVRIPVFVMIIAALVTCVQLLMNAFAYGLYLSLGIFIPLIVTNCIIIGRAEAFASKNQVVPAMLDGIWMGMGMTSALTVLGAIRELLGKGTLFDGADLLLGEWAKVLRIEVVHIDNSFLLALLPPGAFICVGFLIALKYVIDRFIAARQPEPDKPVIERARVTKVSQ; this is encoded by the coding sequence ATGAATCCGGAAACCAAAGCCCTAAACCGAAAGCTGATGAAAGACGGTTTGTGGTCAAATAACCCGGCACTGGTTCAGTTGCTGGGGCTGTGCCCGCTTCTGGCCGTGTCTTCGACCATCACCAATGCACTCGGATTAGGCATTGCCACCATGATGGTACTGATTGGCTCAAATGTTACAGTCTCTCTGGTACGGGATTATGTACCGAAGGAAGTGCGGATCCCGGTATTTGTGATGATTATTGCAGCACTGGTCACCTGTGTTCAGCTGTTGATGAATGCTTTTGCCTACGGTTTATATCTGTCACTGGGCATTTTTATTCCGTTGATTGTCACGAACTGTATCATCATTGGCCGTGCAGAAGCGTTTGCTTCAAAAAACCAGGTGGTCCCCGCCATGCTGGACGGGATCTGGATGGGCATGGGTATGACCAGTGCACTGACCGTTTTAGGCGCAATCCGTGAATTACTCGGTAAAGGGACGCTGTTTGACGGCGCGGATTTGCTGCTGGGTGAGTGGGCGAAAGTGCTGCGGATTGAAGTGGTCCATATTGATAACAGCTTCCTGCTGGCACTGCTGCCACCGGGCGCATTTATCTGTGTCGGGTTCCTGATCGCACTGAAATATGTGATCGATCGCTTTATTGCTGCACGGCAGCCGGAACCAGACAAACCCGTCATTGAACGGGCGCGGGTGACCAAAGTTTCCCAGTAA
- the nth gene encoding endonuclease III, protein MNNQKRVEILTRLREQNPHPQTELEWRSPFELLISVLLSAQATDVSVNKATAKLYPVANTPQAILDLGVEGVKEYIKTIGLFNSKAENVIKTCRILIEKHNGEVPEDRAALEALPGVGRKTANVVLNTAFGWPTIAVDTHIFRVSNRTKFAMGKNVDEVEQKLLKVVPKEFKVDVHHWLILHGRYTCVARKPRCGSCIIEDLCEFKEKLSD, encoded by the coding sequence ATGAACAATCAAAAACGTGTCGAAATTTTAACGCGCCTGCGGGAACAGAACCCGCATCCGCAAACTGAACTGGAATGGCGCAGTCCGTTTGAGCTGCTTATTTCTGTCCTTCTGTCTGCGCAGGCAACCGATGTCAGTGTCAATAAAGCCACGGCGAAGCTGTATCCGGTCGCCAACACCCCACAGGCGATATTGGATCTGGGCGTTGAAGGCGTAAAAGAATATATCAAAACCATTGGCCTGTTTAATTCCAAAGCAGAAAATGTCATCAAAACCTGCCGGATACTGATTGAGAAGCATAATGGTGAAGTACCGGAAGACAGAGCGGCTCTGGAGGCACTGCCCGGTGTCGGCAGAAAAACCGCCAACGTCGTGCTCAACACCGCATTCGGCTGGCCAACGATAGCCGTCGATACCCATATTTTCCGTGTCTCGAACCGCACCAAATTTGCGATGGGAAAAAATGTCGATGAAGTCGAGCAGAAGCTGCTCAAAGTCGTCCCCAAAGAATTCAAAGTTGATGTGCACCACTGGCTGATTCTGCATGGCCGCTACACCTGCGTGGCCCGTAAACCGCGCTGCGGCAGCTGCATTATTGAAGATTTATGTGAATTTAAAGAGAAACTCAGTGATTAA